The following are encoded in a window of Syngnathus scovelli strain Florida chromosome 4, RoL_Ssco_1.2, whole genome shotgun sequence genomic DNA:
- the pros1 gene encoding vitamin K-dependent protein S → MWRQNLVSACLVFLLTFADASRFLSQSTASHFLSRRKRANSLFEEHKKGNLERECIEELCNREEAREIFENIPETDFFYPRYVECLGYHRVGISNHDSGSAIPSDLRTCVKEISNQCTPFPCSREGTERCVDGQGTYTCVCKSGWDGKCCDNDIDECSDPKFPAGCNQKCDNIPGSFHCTCKDGYYLRDNINCVDINECLMYPSICEEPAQCVNTAGMFECQCPPGLKYNFTSKSCDDVDECEGNVCDGTCVNNVGSFSCRCDGRRGLRLADNKRTCEKIPVCVDLDDSKYAEMLYLGEQFAGLPVIYLLFRLPETTKFAAEFDFRTFDPEGVILYAESSQDAWFMLGLRGGRIEVQFKNQHTMKVTSGGKAINDGQWHVISVDELEKSISVKISKEAVMSINSPESLFTGVNGKLETKVYIAGVRNNSLIKPINPRLDGCIRGWNMMNQGASGVKEAIQEKESKHCYAHVERGSFFTGEGLAHFHLDYSDSGSWKVDLRMSIRPSSSTGVLFALVSDNRVPLSLAVLTQGDFDASLQVFLDGVMVAKLDSLLLCYPDRLTVLLSATPTDISISANSSNVREIAPDVLQEALQRLNATMQSPVGTYIGGIPDDVPWDATPVTAFYHGCMDISVNGQMLDFDEALSKHNSIKSHSCPPASTPETDALPRQGEWP, encoded by the exons ATGTGGAGACAGAATCTTGTCTCGGCATGTCTCGTTTTTCTGCTGACGTTCGCCGATGCTTCGCGAT TTCTGAGCCAGAGCACAGCGTCGCACTTCCTGAGCCGGCGTAAGAGGGCCAACTCGCTTTTTGAGGAGCACAAGAAGGGCAACCTGGAGAGGGAGTGCATTGAGGAGCTGTGTAACAGAGAGGAGGCCAGGGAGATCTTTGAGAACATCCCTGAGACG GACTTTTTTTATCCAAGGTATGTCG AGTGTCTGGGTTACCACCGTGTTGGCATCAGCAACCACGATTCCGGTTCGGCCATCCCGTCGGATCTTCGGACTTGTGTGAAAG AAATCAGCAATCAGTGCACGCCGTTTCCGTGCTCCAGGGAAGGCACCGAGCGCTGCGTGGACGGTCAAGGCACTTATACGTGCGTGTGCAAGTCTGGCTGGGATGGAAAATGCTGTGACAATG ACATCGATGAATGTTCAGATCCCAAATTTCCAGCGGGATGTAACCAAAAATGTGACAATATTCCCGGAAGCTTCCACTGCACGTGTAAAGACGGCTACTATCTCCGGGACAACATCAACTGTGTGG ATATCAACGAGTGCTTAATGTACCCCAGTATTTGTGAAGAACCCGCTCAATGCGTCAATACGGCGGGAATGTTTGAATGTCAGTGTCCACCTGGCCTCAAATACAACTTCACTTCCAAAAGCTGCGACG ATGTGGACGAGTGCGAGGGCAACGTGTGCGACGGCACTTGCGTCAACAACGTGGGCAGCTTTTCGTGTCGCTGCGACGGCCGCCGGGGCCTCCGCTTGGCCGACAACAAGCGAACTTGTGAAAAGATCCCGGTCTGCGTGGACTTGGACGACTCCAAGTACGCTGAGATGTTGTACCTGGGGGAGCAGTTTGCGGGGCTCCCCGTCATCTATCTTCTCTTCCGTCTGCCGGAGACGACAAA GTTTGCAGCCGAGTTTGACTTCCGCACGTTTGACCCCGAGGGAGTTATTCTCTACGCCGAGTCCTCCCAGGACGCCTGGTTCATGCTGGGGCTACGAGGCGGCCGTATCGAGGTCCAGTTTAAAAATCAGCACACCATGAAGGTCACCAGCGGAGGGAAAGCCATCAACGATGGACAGTGGCACGTG ATCTCGGTGGATGAACTTGAGAAGAGCATCAGCGTGAAGATCAGCAAGGAAGCTGTTATGAGCATCAACAGTCCAGAGAGTCTCTTTACGGGCGTCAACGGCAAACTGGAGACCAAAGTCTACATCGCCGGTGTCCGCAACAACAGTCTCATCAAACct ATCAACCCTCGATTGGATGGCTGCATCCGGGGCTGGAACATGATGAACCAGGGAGCATCCGGGGTCAAGGAGGCCATCCAGGAGAAGGAAAGCAAACACTGCTACGCACATGTGGAACGGGGATCTTTTTTCACCGGGGAAGGATTGGCGCATTTCCACCTTGACTACA GTGACTCTGGAAGCTGGAAAGTGGATTTAAGGATGAGTATACGTCCTTCGAGCAGCACAGGTGTCCTCTTTGCTCTGGTTTCCGACAACAGGGTCCCGTTGTCGCTTGCCGTGCTAACGCAGGGCGACTTTGACGCC AGCCTGCAAGTTTTCTTGGATGGGGTGATGGTGGCAAAGCTGGACTCGCTGCTTTTGTGTTACCCCGACCGATTAACGGTGCTGCTGAGCGCCACGCCGACTGACATTTCCATCTCGGCCAACTCGTCAAATGTCAGGGAAATCGCGCCTGACGTCCTGCAGGAGGCGCTGCAGCGCCTCAACGCTACAATGCAGAGCCCGGTCGGCACCTACATTGGCGGGATACCGG ATGATGTCCCGTGGGATGCCACCCCGGTGACTGCCTTTTATCACGGCTGCATGGACATCTCCGTCAACGGCCAGATGTTGGACTTTGACGAGGCCCTGAGCAAGCACAATAGTATCAAGTCCCATTCTTGTCCTCCCGCTTCAACCCCAGAAACAGACGCCCTTCCGCGGCAAGGAGAGTGGCCTTAA
- the gas6 gene encoding growth arrest-specific protein 6, whose translation MRASRTKWFASTALLILLAACCSPSHISLTEQQANQFLSRHRRANQVFEETKQGHLERECVEEKCSKEEAREVFENDPETEYFYPKYLNCLDKFGGSPKKKHDLITCVHNIPDQCSPSHCHARGSVRCEDKKGTFLCHCFSGWTGDLCDQDVDECNKSNGGCDHECSNTMGSYHCSCQPGYMLRGHHMCVDVDECQDVVDVCGSAHCENNEGGYQCLCDPGYVFDNESKSCVDVDECEASVCAEECLNTLGSFRCLCDGRQGRKLEQDLRSCKAITPCMKPALKRNSRSLYLGRMFSGLPVMRLRFRRRINTGFSAEFDFRTYDPEGVIFFAGGHLNSSWIVLAIHHGRLELQLKYGTVSRVTSSGPVVNDGQWRKISVEEQGRSLVIKIDREAVMKIAVNGDLFTLKKDMHELNLTVGGVPFKESSLVSKVNPRLDGCMKEWRWMTGEDRSMQESIMTNENIQCFSTENPGAYYPGTGFALFNISYESQNLSVQLTLYPTTAIGVLFAIVREDTVPLSIALADYHPGIDEWRDFVLVTAGDVILASSPAPLCDGESHEIEVKISGNRTQLFIDGEPGRSQDAEVNLLSPSSTFIGGLPDDVPLVSTPVSAPFSGCMKVTVNEQTLDLDQALQKHNDIRSHSCPLLDSNQ comes from the exons ATGCGTGCAAGCCGGACAAAGTGGTTCGCATCGACCGCGCTGCTAATCCTACTGGCCGCTTGCTGCTCCCCAAGTCATA TCTCCCTGACGGAGCAACAGGCAAACCAGTTCCTGAGCAGACACCGGAGAGCTAATCAAGTCTTTGAGGAGACCAAGCAAGGACACTTGGAGAGGGAGTGTGTGGAAGAGAAGTGTTCCAAGGAGGAGGCCCGGGAAGTGTTTGAAAACGACCCCGAAACT GAGTACTTCTACCCAAAATATTTAA aTTGTTTGGATAAGTTTGGAGGTTCACCAAAGAAGAAACATGATCTGATCACATGCGTCCACA ACATTCCGGACCAGTGCTCCCCTTCCCACTGTCACGCCAGAGGAAGCGTGCGATGCGAGGACAAAAAGGGCACCTTCCTCTGTCACTGTTTTTCAGGTTGGACGGGGGACCTCTGTGATCAAG ATGTTGACGAGTGCAACAAGAGCAATGGAGGATGTGACCATGAATGCAGCAACACTATGGGAAGCTACCACTGCTCCTGCCAGCCAGGTTACATGTTGCGAGGACATCACATGTGCGTTG acGTGGACGAATGTCAAGATGTTGTTGACGTTTGTGGATCAGCTCACTGTGAGAATAACGAGGGAGGCTACCAATGTCTCTGCGACCCTGGCTACGTCTTTGACAATGAGAGCAAGAGTTGTGTGG ACGTGGACGAGTGCGAGGCCAGCGTGTGCGCCGAAGAGTGTCTCAACACTTTGGGGAGTTTCCGCTGTTTGTGCGACGGGCGTCAGGGCAGGAAGCTGGAGCAGGACCTCAGGAGCTGTAAG gcgATAACTCCGTGTATGAAGCCGGCGCTGAAAAGGAATTCTCGCTCTCTCTACCTGGGCCGCATGTTCAGCGGCTTGCCGGTGATGAGGCTGCGCTTCCGTCGAAGGATTAACACCGG TTTTTCCGCAGAGTTTGATTTCCGGACGTACGACCCGGAGGGAGTGATCTTTTTTGCCGGCGGCCACCTGAACAGCTCCTGGATCGTGCTGGCAATTCATCATGGGAGACTTGAGTTGCAGCTGAAATACGGCACAGTCAGCAGAGTCACCAGCAGCGGACCCGTCGTCAATGACGGCCAGTGGAGGAAG ATTTCAGTAGAGGAGCAGGGGCGGAGTCTGGTGATTAAGATTGACAGGGAGGCCGTCATGAAGATCGCCGTTAACGGTGATCTGTTCACGCTGAAGAAGGACATGCATGAGCTCAACCTCACCGTAGGAGGAGTCCCCTTTAAGGAGAGCAGCCTCGTCAGCAAG GTGAACCCGCGTTTGGACGGCTGTATGAAGGAGTGGCGCTGGATGACTGGAGAAGACAGGTCCATGCAAGAAAGCATCATGACGAATGAGAACATTCAGTGTTTCAGCACCGAGAATCCCGGCGCGTATTACCCCGGCACGGGCTTTGCGCTTTTCAACATTAGCTACG AGTCCCAGAACCTGAGTGTCCAGTTGACCCTATATCCGACGACTGCCATCGGGGTGCTCTTTGCTATTGTTCGTGAAGACACCGTCCCTCTCTCTATCGCGCTGGCGGACTATCACCCTGGCATCGATGAGTGGAGAGAC TTTGTTCTAGTAACGGCGGGTGACGTCATCCTCGCCAGCTCACCGGCGCCCCTCTGCGACGGCGAGAGTCATGAAATCGAGGTGAAGATCTCCGGGAACCGCACCCAGCTCTTTATCGACGGCGAGCCTGGACGGAGCCAAGATGCAGAGGTCAACCTTCTTTCGCCGTCCAGCACCTTCATTGGAGGTCTCCCTGATG ACGTCCCGCTGGTCTCCAcaccggtgtctgcgccattcaGTGGCTGCATGAAGGTCACCGTGAATGAGCAAACTCTAGACCTGGACCAGGCCCTCCAGAAACACAACGACATCCGCTCCCACTCCTGCCCCCTGCTGGATTCTAACCAGTGA